In Rouxiella sp. WC2420, the following proteins share a genomic window:
- the mrdA gene encoding penicillin-binding protein 2, which translates to MALLNEEIRDHTAESLLFIRRAVIAFVVVVLLFGVLGFNLYHLQVGMHSFYQTRSNQNDIKMLPIAPSRGLIMDRNGVILAQNITLYQIQVIPGKVPDLQATIKALTPIVDLTPDDLANFKDAMYHGRKFNEIPLKLALTDEEVARFSVNQFNFPGVSISSYQQRRYPYGAELAHVVGYVSKINDRDDKELSEEGLAENYAADHDIGKQGIEKYYEKELHGRTGYQEVEVDNHGHVVRLLTETPPQAGENIKLTLDLGLQQYIEQLLKGQRAAVVVVDPRDGAVRAMVSSPSYDPNPFVNGISGKAYSALLKNPDLPLINRVTQGLYPPASTVKPYMAMSALFAGVITPQTTFFGAPTWTLPGTDRHYRDWMKTGHGYLNVTKAIEESADTFFYQVAYEMGIDRIHEWLSKFGYGKSSGIDLDEQYYGNLPSREWKMKVHKKEWYQGDTVSVGIGQGYWVATPIQMVKALTILINNGKIMTPHLMDSMQLGKVITPFKMPETSQIGDPKSPYWTIVKNAMFGMANAPNGTGYKLFHTAPYKIAAKSGTSQVFSLRENQNYNAKMTPVRLRDHIFYTAFAPFDHPTVAVALILENGGGDGVVAGPTMRAILDHIFVKDDATDCQDDKNKSSPACQLTELKPGTEGYDEH; encoded by the coding sequence ATGGCCCTATTGAACGAAGAAATCCGCGACCATACGGCTGAGTCCCTGCTCTTTATCCGTCGTGCTGTCATCGCCTTTGTGGTGGTGGTGCTGCTGTTTGGCGTGCTTGGATTCAACCTGTACCACCTGCAGGTGGGCATGCACTCTTTCTATCAGACCCGCTCCAATCAGAATGATATTAAAATGCTGCCGATCGCGCCGAGCCGTGGGCTGATCATGGATCGCAATGGCGTGATTCTGGCGCAGAACATTACCCTTTATCAGATTCAGGTGATCCCGGGCAAAGTTCCTGATTTACAGGCGACTATCAAAGCACTGACCCCGATTGTCGATCTGACGCCGGACGATCTGGCCAATTTCAAAGACGCCATGTATCACGGTCGCAAATTCAATGAAATACCGCTTAAGCTGGCGTTAACTGACGAAGAAGTAGCGCGGTTCTCGGTAAATCAGTTCAATTTCCCTGGCGTGTCAATCAGTAGCTATCAACAGCGTAGATATCCTTATGGTGCAGAGCTGGCGCATGTGGTTGGCTATGTTTCCAAGATAAACGATCGCGATGACAAAGAGCTTTCTGAAGAGGGGCTGGCCGAAAATTACGCGGCCGACCATGATATCGGCAAGCAGGGCATTGAAAAATATTACGAAAAAGAGCTGCATGGCCGAACCGGTTATCAGGAAGTTGAAGTTGATAACCATGGGCACGTGGTGCGCCTGCTGACGGAAACTCCACCGCAGGCTGGGGAAAACATCAAGCTGACTTTAGATCTCGGCCTGCAGCAATATATCGAGCAACTGTTAAAAGGCCAGCGTGCCGCCGTGGTAGTGGTTGACCCGCGCGATGGCGCTGTACGAGCGATGGTGTCCAGCCCGAGTTATGATCCTAACCCGTTTGTTAACGGCATCTCGGGCAAGGCGTATAGCGCATTGCTGAAAAATCCAGATTTACCGCTGATTAACCGCGTGACACAGGGCCTTTACCCGCCTGCGTCAACGGTGAAACCTTATATGGCGATGTCGGCGCTGTTTGCCGGGGTTATCACCCCGCAAACTACCTTCTTTGGCGCGCCGACCTGGACGCTGCCGGGTACCGATCGCCATTATCGCGACTGGATGAAAACCGGTCACGGCTATTTGAACGTCACCAAGGCGATTGAGGAATCGGCGGATACCTTCTTCTATCAGGTCGCCTATGAAATGGGTATCGATCGTATCCACGAGTGGCTCAGCAAGTTTGGCTACGGAAAATCATCGGGAATCGACCTCGATGAACAATATTACGGCAACCTGCCTAGCCGTGAATGGAAGATGAAGGTCCACAAAAAGGAATGGTATCAAGGCGATACGGTTTCTGTCGGTATCGGTCAGGGCTACTGGGTTGCCACGCCTATCCAGATGGTCAAGGCACTAACAATTTTGATCAATAACGGCAAGATCATGACTCCGCATCTGATGGATTCAATGCAGCTTGGCAAGGTCATTACGCCATTCAAGATGCCGGAAACCTCGCAGATTGGCGATCCAAAATCACCGTACTGGACGATTGTGAAAAATGCGATGTTTGGCATGGCCAATGCGCCAAACGGCACCGGCTACAAGCTGTTCCACACAGCGCCGTATAAGATTGCCGCTAAATCGGGAACTTCTCAGGTATTTAGCCTGCGTGAAAATCAGAACTACAATGCCAAAATGACACCGGTCCGCCTGCGTGACCATATTTTCTATACTGCCTTTGCTCCGTTTGACCATCCAACAGTTGCCGTGGCTCTGATTCTGGAAAACGGCGGCGGTGATGGAGTGGTTGCCGGGCCGACAATGCGCGCGATACTTGATCATATATTTGTGAAAGATGATGCTACAGATTGTCAGGATGACAAGAACAAGAGTAGCCCTGCCTGCCAGTTGACC